In Piliocolobus tephrosceles isolate RC106 chromosome 5, ASM277652v3, whole genome shotgun sequence, a single genomic region encodes these proteins:
- the H1-3 gene encoding histone H1.3 codes for MSETAPVAPITPAPAEKTPVKKKAKKAGATAGKRKASGPPVSELITKAVAASKERSGVSLAALKKALAAAGYDVEKNNSRIKLGLKSLVSKGTLVQTKGTGASGSFKLNRKAASGEGKPKAKKAGSAKPRKPAAAGKKPKKASGAATPKKSVKKTPKKAKKPATASGTKKVAKSAKKVKTPQPKKASKSPAKAKAPKPKTAKPKSAKPKITKAKKAAPKKK; via the coding sequence ATGTCGGAGACTGCTCCAGTTGCTCCTATCACTCCTGCACCAGCAGAAAAAACACCTGTGAAGAAAAAGGCGAAGAAAGCAGGCGCTACTGCTGGGAAGCGCAAGGCATCTGGACCCCCAGTGTCTGAGCTCATCACCAAGGCAGTGGCAGCTTCCAAAGAGCGCAGCGGTGTTTCTTTGGCCGCGCTTAAGAAAGCGCTTGCGGCTGCTGGCTACGATGTGGAGAAAAACAACAGCCGTATCAAGCTTGGCCTCAAGAGCTTGGTGAGCAAGGGTACTTTGGTGCAGACCAAAGGCACTGGTGCTTCTGGCTCCTTTAAACTGAACAGGAAAGCCGCTTCCGGGGAAGGCAAACCCAAGGCCAAGAAGGCTGGCTCGGCCAAGCCTAGAAAGCCCGCTGCAGCAGGCAAGAAGCCCAAGAAAGCGAGTGGCGCCGCCACCCCTAAGAAAAGCGTCAAAAAGACTCCTAAGAAGGCAAAGAAGCCGGCAACAGCCTCTGGGACCAAGAAAGTGGCCAAGAGTGCGAAAAAGGTGAAAACACCCCAGCCAAAAAAAGCCTCCAAGAGTCCAGCTAAGGCCAAAGCTCCTAAGCCCAAGACAGCCAAGCCTAAGTCGGCGAAGCCGAAGATTACAAAGGCAAAGAAGGCAGCTCCGAAGAAAAAGTGA
- the LOC111541076 gene encoding histone H2B type 1-F/J/L-like: MPDPAKSAPVPKKGSKKAVTKAQKKDGKKRKRSRKESYSVYVYKVLKQVHPDTGISSKAMGIMNSFVNDIFERIASEASRLAHYNKRSTITSREIQTAVRLLLPGELAKHAVSEGTKAVTKYTSSK, from the coding sequence ATGCCTGATCCAGCTAAGTCCGCTCCCGTTCCGAAGAAAGGCTCCAAGAAGGCGGTAACCAAGGCGCAGAAGAAGGATGGAAAGAAGCGTAAGCGCAGCCGCAAGGAAAGCTACTCTGTGTACGTGTACAAGGTGCTGAAGCAGGTCCATCCTGACACCGGCATCTCCTCCAAAGCCATGGGGATCATGAATTCCTTCGTTAACGACATCTTCGAGCGCATCGCGAGTGAGGCTTCCCGCCTGGCGCATTACAACAAGCGCTCTACTATCACCTCTAGGGAGATTCAGACGGCGGTGCGCCTGCTGCTGCCTGGGGAGCTGGCCAAGCACGCTGTGTCCGAGGGCACTAAGGCCGTCACCAAGTACACCAGCTCCAAGTAA
- the LOC111541141 gene encoding histone H3.1-like: MARTKQTARKSTGGKAPRKQLATKAARKSAPATGGVKKPHRYRPGTVALREIRRYQKSTELLIRKLPFQRLVREIAQDFKTDLRFQSSAVMALQEACEAYLVGLFEDTNLCAIHAKRCSFPTMSGRGKGGKGLGKGGAKRHRKVLRDNIQGITKPAIRRLARRGGVKRISGLIYEETRGVLKVFLENVIRDAVTYTEHAKRKTVTAMDVVYALKRQGRTLYGFGG; this comes from the exons ATGGCGCGTACTAAGCAGACCGCTCGTAAATCCACAGGCGGTAAAGCACCGCGCAAGCAGCTGGCCACTAAAGCAGCTCGCAAGAGCGCTCCGGCCACGGGTGGCGTGAAGAAGCCTCATCGCTACCGCCCTGGTACCGTGGCTTTGCGCGAGATCCGTCGCTACCAAAAGTCCACCGAGCTTCTTATCCGGAAGCTGCCGTTTCAGCGCCTAGTGCGAGAAAtcgcccaggacttcaagaccgaCCTGCGCTTTCAGAGTTCCGCTGTGATGGCGCTGCAGGAGGCCTGCGAGGCTTACTTGGTGGGGCTTTTTGAGGACACCAACCTGTGCGCTATCCATGCCAAACGC TGTTCATTTCCGACCATGTCTGGCAGAGGCAAAGGTGGTAAAGGCTTGGGAAAGGGAGGCGCTAAGCGCCACCGTAAAGTGTTGCGCGACAACATCCAGGGTATCACCAAACCCGCTATCCGTCGCTTGGCCCGACGCGGCGGCGTGAAACGCATTTCTGGCCTCATTTATGAGGAGACGCGAGGTGTGCTTAAGGTGTTTCTGGAGAATGTGATCCGGGATGCTGTAACCTACACGGAGCATGCCAAGCGTAAGACAGTCACCGCCATGGATGTGGTCTACGCGCTCAAGCGCCAGGGTCGTACTCTGTACGGCTTTGGTGGCTGA